The sequence aGTTAGATACCATTTCCTTCGTTTTCAACATACAGATTTGTTCGCATATCAGCTTCCACCGAATAATTCGCTAATTTACTCACCGATCACACAAACCAATCATTGACAAACAAGGCTGCGTAGTCATTTATAAGGAAATTCTCATTATTCTATTATGATAGAGAGATTTATCATTTAATAGCAACCATGTATGTATTCGAATGTGTAAAAGCAGTGAATAACAAGACAATATAGATTAGGCGCAATATCGGTGAAAAGTTAAGTGTTAAAACTATAAAAAATAGCACAGcatatagataaaaaaaatgctattCAATCTCTAAATGCAAAgcattaaaatataaataaatagctAATACTTTTAAGAAAAGCCAATCCGCTCTTATTCAGTGGAGGGCAGTTGCTGAGGTCATCCTGGCGGCGGATAAAAATTTCTGATTGGTTGGAGAATCAGTGCAAATATTTACCTTTGTCCAGCATCGATCTTCGCTGGATTTCCGCACGGCATCCAACACGGCTTGAACATAGAGACCGTCTTCAAAAGTAGCAGCTGCCTGTACCGGTTCTTTTATCCAACCTGCGGTTTCTTTGTTCGGATGGAACGCATCGCGTAAGGCACCAACCATTTTACAGAGTCCTTTCACGTAAGGCCTTGGCAGTGTCGTTTCCGAGGTGGAAAATTGTAAATCCTGTACGTCGAGATAAAGCATTTCCTCTTTGATCGTTCCAGCTTCGCCGGTTGTCCggtgacccaccaaatcgccTCCTCTTACCGTCAAGTGACCTTCCCCTCCATAGACGGCTACTTCCTGGTGGAAGGCATTATTCGAAATGTGGCAGTTTATATTGACCGTAACCAGTGTCCCACTTTCCAGTTCCATCTGGAATGTGCAAAAGTCTGGAGCAGTAATCTGACGGATCCCATTGATCTGACCCAAGTGCTTGATGTAGGTACGAACAGTTCCGTGGACCTTAACAGCCTTCCTTTCTGTTAAGAACTTCACCAAATCTATGACGTGACTTCCTACCAAATTAAGAACTCCTCCTCCCATCGTCTCATCGCACAACCAGTCGAACTTGTTATGAAACAAGGAACTCATTCGGACCTGAaaatggaaacaaaaatgtttaattATTCTGGATAAATATCATAGAGAATTTTTCTAGAATTCATCAATCGTGTTATAATTTCCAACGATTTCGCAACTATTTTATCATTCAGCTTCACATCCACACTGATTTCAAAGTAATTACATACCTTGACATCGATCAACGACAGCTGCTCCGGCGGTCCCAAATAACCCTCCTGCAAGGCTTTCTTCATGTGCCCGATGGCTGGCAAGAAACGCAACGAGTGATTCACGATGGAAATTAACGAGGGATAATACTGGCAAGCACGGACCATCTTGAGGGCATCCGTTTGAAACAGGCTCATGGGCTTATCGCAGACCACATGCTTCCCGATCCCGAGCGCCTTGACGGAAATCTGCGAGTGCAAATACGGTGGACAGGTGATGAACACCATATCGACATCCTTCCGCAGCAGCACGTCGTCAATTTTGCTGGTGAAAAACGGTATCTGTAGCTCCAGGGCGGCTTCCTCTGCCTCACGCAAGGTGCGCCCCCAAATGGCCGCAATATTGAAGCCTTTGTCCCGCAGGATGGGCACCAGCACCCGGGTGATTTCGCCGGTGCCGAACATTCCGATACCCGGAAGCATCGTATAAGATATTTTCCGTCGCTGGAACTTGCAATTTTCAGCAATAAATCACTTTATTTACACGAAACATGTAACGGGAGTTTACAAATACTGATGGAGGAAAAACAAACCAATCGTAACAATTGAAAATAGGTTTAAACTGATTGAAGAGAAACAGTTTCTGATTACAATTCAACAATAAAAGTTATCGGCAAGACATGCATTAATGCACAAAACATTCGTATACTATAACTATAGTTTTAGAGTTGCAGATttcgttttttacaatgtagaTTATATGGGAAACAAGCTAAAGGAAAGCAAACCTATGCATGATATTGGAATGTAAcataggtcattttgaaaacatATTCCATAATTAGTTTTGAAACGAAAAACCAGAACAAAACAACAAAACGAAAGAGTCAGCGTCTCAGCTGTCAAGTCAAGTGTCAAGCGGCGTCGCGAGTTTTATGAATTCGCCGCCCTGGATTGGTGGGTGAAATTCGTGACACGTTGGAGAGGTTGGTAAACAAGCATATCTTTTGATAACTCCTACATATAAAACAGTTGTTGTATCTTTATCTATTTGTCTTCAATTATACTGTTGTTTCTAtgtattttagaattttctgCAATCAAAAATGTATCCTTAAATCCAGGAAAAATGTTGGCATATCCTTGTACTTGATGGAAGTTCAAGTTTAAGGAAAATCTCTTTGATATTTATGAGACCTTTTCAAAAGTTCTACTAGAAATATACGCGTGAAGtgaaaacattttatttcatgTCGTGAGTGTTTTACCATATTTTCTTGTAAAGTTCGTGAGTTTTAGTGGTTTTAGTAATAATTATTGTTCGAGACATTTCCACAATGGTAGATGATAGCACTAGGAAAACCCTTAGCAGCATTCCTCTTCTGCAAACCAGAGCAGGTCCCCGTGACAAGGACCTTTGGGTTCAGCGTCTCAAAGAGGAGTATCAAGCATTGATCAAGGTGGGTTTGTGAGATGATTTTCTAGTagaaatcaatttttgaattcgtagtagtaaaattcttctttattgtttcattttctgttctacaattattttttacatgtacagtgctcggccggcttggccctccaacttcaattttaaatttttatgtttacattgttatttaagtgttaatatgatatatcatgacggcctttaggaggcgctggtacgttttttttttaaatttgataacctaactaactactatgtacactttTTGAATTCGATTTTCGGTTGTTCAGTATGTGCAAAACAATAAAGCTTCCGACTCGGATTGGTTTCGGTTGGAGTCCAACAAGGAGGGCACTAAATGGTTCGGCAAATGCTGGTACGTCCACAATCTTCTCAAGTACGAGTTCGATGTCGAGTTTGACGTAAGTATATTCCACATTGCAAGAATGTGAATAAATAGTTTTAACTTTAAATCAGATTCCAGTGACATACCCAGCAACGGCACCGGAAATTGCACTACCAGAGCTGGATGGTAAAACAGCCAAGATGTATCGCGGAGGCAAGATTTGCCTGACGGATCACTTCAAACCACTTTGGTCACGGAACGTGCCTAAATTCGGCATAGCTCATGCGATGGCTTTGGGGGTGAGTATTCGCAGCATTGATATTCGATACATATGTTAAGAACATAATATTTTAGCTCGCACCATGGTTAGCCGTTGAAATACCTGACTTGATAGAAAAAGGGATTGTTGCTTACAAGGAAAAAGGAGAGACTTCGAACTaattaaaaaatgtttctaTTTGTTTACTATTAAAAAACATCAATTTATCGCATGACTAGGTATTTTCTCAGGAATAATATATCACTGTCCAGTCCATGTTTCTAATGTAGATTAGAATTCCAACATAAATAATTATCCACAATTGAATGCATatctatactgcccatgatcgcataattgaaacatttgcattttggttggttttgtaaatcgtttgtcaatcctccccataAACGcaatactgccgttatacgcataactgtcccatgtatatagggaatccctGCAACCATGGGACAagtatgcgtataacggcagaaTAATTTCCAGCTTTCCACAGATAAGTAATGATAGTAAAGCCTgtgtcattttcattttccgtgcaaTATCTAGCTTAAACGATGTCGTCATACAAATATTACTATCAACAAGGCTTATTCgcttattctgtacagatgtgcatTTAGTGAATAGTGCTAAGTTCCTATCTGTGACGCTAAAGCCACGCTCGGGCAGCAACTTTAGGAACAATGGAAAATAGCCAACTAGTGACTAGAGTAACTATAGTTAACAAAGTGTTCTCATTCCCGCATTAcagggcttggatgaatgaagcaatgaagatgaGGACCGATGCTTCAGAGAgaacagtttcaaagtgcttagCAGAGTTTCGACATTccatttcaatgagaccaaagcaagcgtttttcgggccaagggagaatcttttttcgttgtttatacTGAGGACCTATCAATCTTTTCAATAGaattagccttggaagataaacgaaaatcttgcctattagatgaaatcctttttcgtttcatcagtttgacctctcactcactttttgcaAGAATAGTGTTACCAGACGTACTCTTTTGAGGGAGAAAAATTACGTACTCTTCTTTTTCGGATAGAAAGGATATATcaggggggtaatatgcggtgcatcgcgcctcctctgcatgtagtatgaagcaaatgtaaataagggtctgtctcaattggataattaaactcaaattaaacttagaagtgacagttcaataattatcgaataaccctgttggatgagcaggattacttttgacacatatcgaatcattcttgatcgatgtcttattggatttgctgggtagcacgcagccattcttatggccgggtgatttttaaatttttgaactgtcagttttaagtaaaattaaatttaattcgggaaatgagacagagcctaaacaatcccacaattttttcgttagtcaatagtagtgtaggttaaccaatatcctacaagattccagttcgaaaaatgttacacttgccaagcggggtggcccagggtggcccgcctttcccaagcggcgaggcccggataatacatcttaggtaggcttgatttgttcgtggatgacggGCTTACTCCCCCCCTGGGATATATGTACTCTTTTTAAATATTGTGTGTACcaatttgattttcaaacttAACATTGCAAAGTGAATCCATTTTCCTTAGTTTGAACAAATAAAGTACGCTAAGAGTGTGTATGTCACTATTTGAATTGAacgaatttattattttcatgaCATTTAATTTGTTCAACTGTTTCTGGACACGCCTAAATTTAAGATAGGTCGGGAATTTCGAACATTATTTAATCGTTCGTTCGTATTTATATCACAGACTGCGTCCATTCAAGTTTTTAAAGCTATTCCTCAGATATCAGACGGTTTCAAACtctcaataaatttgaaaatattagttaGGCTCATTaggttttttttctataaattgTCCTTTTACTCCTTCATTCATATTTAGGAGAAAACTGTTTCAAATATTCTgtgattattattcaaattttcataacaaaaatatg comes from Armigeres subalbatus isolate Guangzhou_Male chromosome 2, GZ_Asu_2, whole genome shotgun sequence and encodes:
- the LOC134217183 gene encoding glucose-fructose oxidoreductase domain-containing protein 1-like, whose amino-acid sequence is MLPGIGMFGTGEITRVLVPILRDKGFNIAAIWGRTLREAEEAALELQIPFFTSKIDDVLLRKDVDMVFITCPPYLHSQISVKALGIGKHVVCDKPMSLFQTDALKMVRACQYYPSLISIVNHSLRFLPAIGHMKKALQEGYLGPPEQLSLIDVKVRMSSLFHNKFDWLCDETMGGGVLNLVGSHVIDLVKFLTERKAVKVHGTVRTYIKHLGQINGIRQITAPDFCTFQMELESGTLVTVNINCHISNNAFHQEVAVYGGEGHLTVRGGDLVGHRTTGEAGTIKEEMLYLDVQDLQFSTSETTLPRPYVKGLCKMVGALRDAFHPNKETAGWIKEPVQAAATFEDGLYVQAVLDAVRKSSEDRCWTKVNICTDSPTNQKFLSAARMTSATALH
- the LOC134217184 gene encoding ubiquitin-fold modifier-conjugating enzyme 1, translated to MVDDSTRKTLSSIPLLQTRAGPRDKDLWVQRLKEEYQALIKYVQNNKASDSDWFRLESNKEGTKWFGKCWYVHNLLKYEFDVEFDIPVTYPATAPEIALPELDGKTAKMYRGGKICLTDHFKPLWSRNVPKFGIAHAMALGLAPWLAVEIPDLIEKGIVAYKEKGETSN